Within the Thermostichus lividus PCC 6715 genome, the region TAAAACGAATGGCTTACCCATTTGATTGACTTGTTGACCCTCAAGGAGAACCGCTGATTATGATGGGATCTTACGCTGCGTCCTTTTTGCCTTGGATTTTTATTCCCGTTGTCTGCTGGCTCATGCCGGTTGTTGTGATGGGCTTACTCTTTCTTTACATTGAAGGAGATGCCCAAGCTTAGCGGCAATCTAGCCTTACACGCAGAATAGCCAAAGACTGGTTAGTTGACATACTCCCCGCAGCTAAAGCTGGGGAAGTCTTGTTACTGGTTCTACGACAGCACTTACGTCCTTGGGTTGCCCCGCAAACGCAGAGGTGCGTGTTTCCCCAGTCGTTCCCCCTTGCGGGGCAGTTCCCTTTTTCACAAAGGTACTGCCATTCCATGTTTCTAGCGATCGCGCGTCTTCATGTAGGCTTGAATGACCTTGAGAACCATAGGCCCACAGATGGAGCCACCGCCGCCACCGGAGTTTTCAGCAAAAGCAACAACGACAATTTCTGGATTATCAGCGGGTGCATAGCCGCCAAACCACGTGTGGTGAGGTCGCGGTGGGTCTTCGCCAGTGCCACTCTTGCCAGCGATCGCCACGTCAGGAACATTTAAGGCACTGCCGGTTCCATTGGTCACCACCTGCCGCAACCCTTGACGCACAACCCTGACCGTTGAGGGTTTTAAGTTCAAGGACTGGCGCCAGCGATCGGGGTTATCAGAGCGAATTAAATGGGGACGAACTTTATAGCCACCGTTGGCAGGCACCGCAAACATCACTGCTGCCTGTAGAGGACTCACTTGCAATGCGCCTTGGCCAATGGACACAATTAACGAATCGCCATCGTACCACCCCTCGCCAAAGGTCTCCTTTTTCCACTGGGGATCTGGCACAAA harbors:
- a CDS encoding photosystem I reaction center subunit VIII, whose amino-acid sequence is MMGSYAASFLPWIFIPVVCWLMPVVVMGLLFLYIEGDAQA